Proteins co-encoded in one Pseudarthrobacter chlorophenolicus A6 genomic window:
- the coaBC gene encoding bifunctional phosphopantothenoylcysteine decarboxylase/phosphopantothenate--cysteine ligase CoaBC: MRIVLGVGGGIAAYKVASLLRLFTEAGHDVTVIPTEAATRFVGTATWEALSGNPVSNSVFDDVHQVNHVRLGHEADLVVIAPATADLLAKAATGQAGDLLTNTLLMAHGPVLFAPAMHTEMWQHPATRANVETLRGRGAAVLEPASGRLTGSDSGPGRLPEPDAIFDAAMALVHGQTDFQLPLAGKTVTISAGGTREPLDPVRFLGNRSSGKQGVALAIAARNAGATVRLLAAHMEVPPPPGVEVVNVETALQLREAALAAAADSDVVIMSAAVADFRPAEISDTKIKKRDDTADPVITLVRNPDILQELVERRNQGVTGPAADRQLIVGFAAETGDEHGDVRAYAEAKLQRKGCDLLVVNHVGSDKVFGKDTNSVVILARSGSEPQEASGTKADVSAAIISRIGFELNQVSHRA; this comes from the coding sequence GTGCGCATAGTCCTCGGAGTCGGGGGAGGGATAGCCGCCTACAAGGTGGCATCGCTCCTCCGGCTTTTTACTGAAGCCGGCCACGATGTCACGGTCATCCCCACTGAGGCGGCAACCCGCTTCGTCGGGACTGCCACCTGGGAGGCACTCTCCGGCAACCCCGTGAGCAACAGCGTCTTCGACGACGTCCACCAGGTCAACCACGTCCGGCTGGGCCACGAGGCAGACCTCGTGGTCATCGCCCCGGCCACGGCCGACCTCTTGGCCAAAGCGGCCACGGGCCAGGCCGGTGACCTCCTCACCAACACGTTGCTGATGGCCCACGGCCCCGTGCTCTTCGCGCCCGCCATGCACACCGAGATGTGGCAGCATCCCGCAACGCGCGCCAACGTGGAAACCCTCCGCGGACGCGGTGCGGCGGTACTGGAGCCGGCTTCCGGCAGGCTCACGGGCTCCGATTCCGGGCCGGGACGGCTGCCCGAACCTGACGCCATCTTCGACGCCGCCATGGCCCTGGTCCACGGACAAACCGACTTCCAGCTTCCGCTGGCAGGCAAGACCGTCACCATCAGCGCCGGCGGAACGCGCGAACCGCTGGACCCCGTCCGCTTCCTGGGCAACCGGTCCTCCGGCAAGCAGGGCGTTGCCCTGGCCATCGCCGCACGGAACGCCGGCGCAACCGTACGGCTGCTCGCAGCGCACATGGAAGTTCCGCCGCCCCCGGGCGTCGAAGTGGTCAACGTCGAAACTGCCCTGCAGCTGCGCGAAGCCGCACTGGCGGCCGCCGCTGATTCCGACGTCGTCATCATGTCCGCCGCTGTGGCAGACTTCCGCCCCGCGGAAATTTCGGACACCAAAATCAAGAAACGCGACGACACTGCAGATCCCGTCATCACCCTGGTCCGCAACCCGGACATCCTGCAGGAGCTCGTCGAGCGCCGAAACCAGGGCGTCACCGGGCCTGCGGCTGACCGCCAGCTCATTGTGGGCTTTGCTGCCGAAACGGGTGACGAACACGGCGATGTCCGTGCCTACGCGGAGGCCAAACTCCAGCGCAAGGGCTGCGACCTGCTGGTGGTCAACCATGTCGGCTCGGACAAGGTCTTCGGTAAGGACACCAACTCGGTGGTCATCCTGGCCCGTTCCGGCTCCGAACCCCAGGAGGCCTCCGGCACCAAGGCAGACGTTTCCGCGGCGATCATCAGCCGCATCGGTTTCGAACTGAACCAGGTGTCGCACCGGGCCTGA
- the gmk gene encoding guanylate kinase, whose protein sequence is MSKKPGLTVLAGPTAVGKGTVSTYIRDNYPEVWLSVSATTRAPRPGEVDGVHYFFKSTEEFERLIAEGELLEWAVVHGQNTYGTLKSTVNEAIAEGRSVLLEIDLQGARQVKEAVPDAKFVFLAPPTWDEMVRRLVGRGTETPEEQQRRLETAKLELAAEPEFDHTVINDDVRRAADELVSLMGLTPHAHLQEPSAR, encoded by the coding sequence GTGAGCAAGAAACCCGGACTGACAGTCCTCGCAGGTCCGACAGCTGTTGGCAAAGGCACCGTATCCACCTATATCCGCGACAACTACCCTGAGGTCTGGCTTTCTGTCTCAGCAACCACCCGCGCCCCGCGCCCGGGTGAAGTGGACGGCGTTCACTATTTCTTCAAGTCCACGGAAGAGTTTGAACGGCTCATCGCGGAGGGCGAACTCCTCGAGTGGGCCGTCGTGCACGGCCAGAACACTTATGGCACGTTGAAGAGCACCGTGAACGAGGCCATTGCAGAGGGTCGCTCCGTCCTGCTGGAAATCGACCTCCAGGGTGCGCGGCAGGTCAAGGAAGCCGTTCCGGACGCGAAGTTCGTGTTCCTCGCCCCGCCCACCTGGGACGAAATGGTGCGCCGCCTCGTGGGACGCGGCACAGAAACCCCCGAAGAACAGCAGCGCCGGCTGGAAACCGCTAAACTGGAACTTGCTGCTGAACCGGAGTTCGACCACACCGTCATCAATGACGACGTCCGCCGGGCAGCGGACGAGCTTGTTTCACTCATGGGGCTGACCCCTCATGCACACCTGCAGGAACCGTCAGCCCGCTAG
- the carA gene encoding glutamine-hydrolyzing carbamoyl-phosphate synthase small subunit: MTSTTATPAAPAALVLEDGRIFRGTSYGATGTALGEAVFATGMTGYQETITDPSYARQLVVQTAPHIGNTGVNSEDAESRRIWVAGYIVRDAARRPSNWRSERSLDEELVDQGIVGIQGVDTRAITRHLREHKTMRAGIFSGDAARASDKELVDAVLASAPMEGARLAEEVSVDEAYVVEPKDHGWDAEPRFSIAAIDLGIKAMTPVRFAERGVRVHVLPATATLDDVKAVNPDGFFMSNGPGDPATADAQVKLLRSVLDEKLPYFGICFGNQILGRALGFGTYKLRYGHRGINQPVMDRRTGKVEITSQNHGFAVDAPLDGATQAPEERYGRVEVSHVSLNDDVVEGLACLDIPAFSVQYHPEAAAGPHDAAYLFDRFIDLMEGTRDGKTANESKDRVDSAHNPVEGSAAPKNSDTKTEDKK, encoded by the coding sequence GTGACTTCAACCACCGCCACCCCGGCAGCCCCCGCTGCGCTCGTCCTCGAAGACGGACGCATCTTCCGCGGCACCAGCTACGGCGCCACCGGAACCGCCCTGGGCGAAGCCGTCTTCGCCACCGGCATGACCGGCTACCAGGAGACCATCACGGATCCCTCCTACGCCCGGCAACTGGTGGTCCAGACCGCACCGCACATCGGCAACACCGGCGTCAACAGCGAAGATGCCGAATCGCGCCGCATCTGGGTGGCCGGCTACATCGTCCGCGACGCCGCCCGCCGTCCCTCCAACTGGCGCTCCGAGCGCTCCCTGGACGAAGAGCTCGTCGATCAGGGCATCGTCGGGATCCAGGGCGTGGACACCCGTGCCATCACCCGCCATCTCCGCGAACACAAGACCATGCGCGCCGGCATCTTCTCCGGCGACGCCGCACGGGCATCGGACAAGGAACTGGTGGACGCCGTCCTCGCCAGCGCCCCCATGGAAGGCGCCCGACTCGCTGAGGAAGTCAGCGTTGACGAAGCCTACGTGGTGGAACCCAAGGACCACGGCTGGGACGCCGAACCCCGGTTCAGCATCGCCGCCATCGACCTCGGCATCAAGGCCATGACCCCCGTCCGGTTCGCCGAGCGTGGCGTGCGCGTCCACGTCCTGCCTGCCACCGCCACCCTGGACGATGTCAAGGCGGTCAACCCGGACGGCTTCTTCATGTCCAACGGACCCGGCGACCCCGCCACCGCCGACGCCCAGGTCAAGCTGCTCCGCTCCGTCCTGGACGAGAAGCTGCCTTACTTCGGCATCTGCTTCGGCAACCAGATCCTGGGCCGCGCCCTCGGGTTCGGCACCTACAAGCTCCGCTACGGCCACCGCGGCATCAACCAGCCCGTCATGGACCGCCGCACCGGCAAGGTGGAAATCACATCCCAGAACCACGGCTTTGCCGTGGACGCACCGCTCGACGGCGCCACCCAGGCTCCGGAGGAGCGCTACGGCCGGGTGGAGGTCAGCCACGTCAGCCTGAACGACGACGTCGTGGAAGGCCTCGCCTGCCTCGACATTCCGGCTTTCTCGGTGCAGTACCACCCTGAGGCCGCGGCCGGTCCGCACGATGCCGCGTACCTGTTCGACCGCTTCATCGACCTGATGGAAGGCACGCGGGACGGAAAGACCGCCAACGAGTCCAAGGATCGCGTGGACTCCGCCCATAACCCTGTTGAAGGCTCCGCCGCGCCGAAAAACTCCGACACCAAGACTGAGGACAAGAAGTAA
- the carB gene encoding carbamoyl-phosphate synthase large subunit: protein MPKRTDLKSVLVIGSGPIVIGQAAEFDYSGTQALRVLKEEGLRVILVNSNPATIMTDPEFADATYIEPITPEVVEKIIAKERPDAVLPTLGGQTALNTAIALDKNGVLEKYNVELIGANIAAIELGEDREKFKGVVERCGAESARSHIIHTMDEALEAAKDLGYPMVVRPSFTMGGLGSGLAYNEDDLRRIVGQGLQYSPTSEVLLEESILGWKEYELEMMRDKNDNVVVVCSIENFDPVGVHTGDSITVAPALTLTDREYQKLRDVSIAVIREVGVDTGGCNIQFAIDPATGRVVVIEMNPRVSRSSALASKATGFAIAKIATKLSLGYTLDEIPNDITQKTPASFEPTLDYVVVKVPRFAFEKFPAADNTLTTTMKSVGEAMAMGRNFTEALQKALRSLEQKGSQLDFSSVPEYEVAELIEKAKRPTTDRLYQVQRALLGGATVEQLFEATKIDPWFLDQLELLNEVSREIRQAGALTTDMLQRAKRHGFSDEQIGALTHNSEAVVRGVRQALGIRPVYKTVDTCAAEFAAYTPYHYSAYDEEDEVALHSKPSILILGSGPNRIGQGIEFDYSCVHASMALRKAGYETVMVNCNPETVSTDYDVSTRLYFEPLTLEDVLEVIAAEERTGGVMGVFVQLGGQTPLKLAQQLADAGVPILGTSPEAIDLAEHRGAFSRVLDKAGLVSPKNGTAVSFEDAKKIADEIGYPVLVRPSYVLGGRGMEIVYDEPNLSRYIANATEITPDHPVLIDRFLEDAVEIDVDALFDGTDMYLGGIMEHIEEAGIHSGDSACVLPPITLGSNVVERVRTATRAIAEGVGVRGLINIQFALASDVLYVLEANPRASRTVPFVSKATGVQMAKAAALIGTGVTINQLRTAYKMLPETGDGSTLPLDAPVAVKEAVLPFSRFRTPEGKVVDSLLGPEMRSTGEVMGIDKHFDTAFAKSQAGANNALPTEGKVFVSVANRDKRSVIMGVKRLSDLGFEIVSTGGTADVLRRNGIAATPVRKVAEGSSAEGEGTIADLVVAGEIDMVFNTPSGGEARSDGYELRAAATSIGIPCITTVAEFNAAVQAIEAMRTYEWSVTSLQEHAAALGESQKAAAAKADLQHA, encoded by the coding sequence ATGCCGAAACGTACAGATCTCAAGAGCGTCCTCGTCATTGGTTCCGGCCCGATCGTCATCGGCCAGGCCGCCGAATTCGACTACTCCGGAACCCAGGCACTGCGTGTCCTGAAGGAGGAGGGCCTCCGCGTCATCCTTGTGAATTCCAACCCGGCCACCATCATGACCGACCCCGAGTTCGCGGACGCCACCTACATCGAACCCATCACCCCCGAGGTGGTGGAGAAGATCATCGCCAAAGAACGCCCCGACGCTGTGCTGCCCACCCTGGGCGGCCAGACGGCGCTCAACACGGCCATTGCGCTGGACAAGAACGGCGTGCTCGAGAAGTACAACGTGGAACTGATCGGCGCGAACATCGCCGCCATCGAGCTCGGCGAAGACCGCGAAAAGTTCAAGGGCGTGGTGGAACGCTGCGGCGCCGAATCCGCGCGCAGCCACATCATCCACACCATGGACGAAGCCCTTGAAGCTGCCAAGGATCTTGGCTACCCGATGGTTGTCCGCCCCTCCTTCACCATGGGCGGCCTGGGCTCCGGCCTGGCGTACAACGAGGACGACCTGCGCCGCATCGTTGGCCAGGGCCTCCAGTACAGCCCCACCAGCGAGGTCCTGCTCGAGGAGAGCATCCTCGGCTGGAAGGAATACGAACTCGAGATGATGCGGGACAAGAACGACAACGTGGTTGTCGTCTGCTCCATCGAGAACTTCGACCCCGTGGGCGTGCACACCGGCGACTCCATCACCGTGGCGCCGGCCCTGACCCTGACCGACCGCGAGTACCAGAAGCTCCGCGACGTCTCCATCGCCGTGATCCGTGAAGTGGGCGTGGACACCGGCGGCTGCAACATCCAGTTCGCCATCGACCCCGCCACCGGCCGCGTGGTGGTCATCGAAATGAACCCCCGCGTGTCCCGTTCCTCGGCCCTGGCGTCGAAGGCCACCGGGTTCGCGATCGCCAAGATCGCCACCAAGCTGTCCCTGGGCTACACGCTGGACGAAATCCCCAACGACATCACCCAGAAGACCCCGGCGTCCTTCGAACCGACGCTCGACTACGTTGTGGTCAAGGTTCCCCGCTTCGCGTTTGAGAAGTTCCCGGCTGCGGACAACACCCTCACCACCACCATGAAGTCGGTGGGCGAAGCCATGGCCATGGGCCGCAACTTCACCGAAGCCCTGCAGAAGGCCCTCCGCTCCCTGGAGCAGAAGGGTTCGCAGCTGGACTTCAGCTCCGTGCCGGAGTACGAAGTGGCCGAGCTCATCGAGAAGGCCAAGCGCCCCACCACGGACCGGCTCTACCAGGTGCAGCGCGCCCTGCTGGGCGGCGCAACCGTGGAACAGCTTTTCGAAGCCACCAAAATCGATCCCTGGTTCCTGGACCAGCTCGAGTTGCTCAACGAGGTTTCCAGGGAGATCCGCCAGGCTGGCGCCCTCACCACCGACATGCTGCAGCGTGCCAAGCGCCACGGCTTCTCCGACGAGCAGATCGGTGCCCTGACGCACAACTCCGAGGCCGTGGTCCGCGGTGTCCGCCAGGCCCTGGGCATCCGCCCCGTATACAAGACCGTGGACACCTGCGCCGCTGAGTTCGCCGCCTACACGCCGTACCACTACTCGGCCTACGACGAGGAGGACGAGGTTGCGCTGCACTCCAAGCCGTCCATCCTGATCCTCGGCTCGGGCCCCAACCGCATCGGCCAGGGCATCGAGTTCGACTACTCCTGCGTCCACGCCTCCATGGCGCTGCGCAAGGCCGGCTACGAGACGGTCATGGTCAACTGCAACCCGGAAACCGTCTCCACGGACTACGACGTCTCCACCCGCCTCTACTTCGAGCCGCTGACGCTCGAAGACGTGCTGGAAGTCATCGCGGCCGAGGAACGCACCGGCGGCGTCATGGGCGTCTTTGTGCAGCTCGGCGGCCAGACCCCGCTGAAGCTGGCCCAGCAGCTGGCCGACGCCGGCGTGCCCATCCTCGGCACCTCCCCGGAGGCCATCGACCTCGCGGAACACCGCGGAGCCTTCTCCCGCGTGCTGGACAAGGCCGGCCTGGTATCCCCGAAGAACGGCACGGCCGTCTCCTTTGAGGACGCCAAGAAGATCGCCGACGAGATTGGCTACCCCGTACTGGTCCGCCCGTCCTACGTCCTGGGCGGCCGCGGCATGGAGATTGTCTACGACGAGCCCAACCTGTCCCGCTACATCGCCAACGCCACCGAGATCACCCCGGACCACCCGGTCCTGATCGACCGCTTCCTGGAAGACGCCGTCGAAATCGACGTCGACGCCCTCTTCGACGGCACCGACATGTACCTGGGCGGCATCATGGAGCACATCGAGGAAGCCGGCATCCACTCCGGTGACTCCGCCTGTGTCCTGCCGCCGATCACGCTGGGGAGCAACGTCGTCGAACGCGTCCGCACGGCCACCCGCGCCATCGCCGAGGGCGTGGGCGTCCGCGGCCTGATCAACATCCAGTTCGCGCTGGCCTCCGACGTCCTGTACGTCCTCGAAGCCAACCCGCGGGCCTCCCGCACCGTGCCGTTCGTCTCCAAGGCAACGGGCGTGCAGATGGCGAAGGCGGCCGCCCTGATCGGGACCGGCGTCACCATCAACCAGCTCCGCACCGCCTACAAGATGCTGCCCGAAACCGGCGACGGGTCCACCCTGCCCCTGGACGCGCCCGTGGCCGTCAAGGAAGCGGTGCTGCCGTTCAGCCGGTTCCGCACTCCTGAAGGAAAAGTCGTGGATTCCCTGCTTGGACCGGAGATGCGCTCCACCGGCGAGGTCATGGGCATCGACAAGCACTTCGACACCGCATTCGCCAAGAGTCAGGCGGGCGCCAACAACGCCCTGCCCACCGAGGGCAAGGTCTTTGTTTCCGTAGCCAACCGGGACAAGCGCTCCGTGATCATGGGCGTCAAGCGGCTTTCCGACCTCGGCTTCGAGATTGTTTCCACCGGCGGCACCGCCGATGTGCTGCGCCGCAACGGCATCGCCGCCACCCCCGTGCGCAAGGTTGCCGAAGGCAGCAGCGCCGAGGGTGAAGGCACCATCGCCGACCTCGTCGTCGCAGGCGAGATCGACATGGTCTTCAACACGCCTTCCGGTGGAGAAGCCCGCAGCGACGGCTACGAACTCCGCGCGGCCGCAACGTCCATCGGGATTCCCTGCATCACCACGGTGGCCGAGTTCAACGCAGCCGTCCAGGCGATCGAGGCCATGCGCACCTACGAATGGTCCGTCACCAGCCTCCAGGAACACGCTGCAGCCCTGGGCGAATCCCAGAAGGCCGCAGCCGCGAAGGCAGACCTGCAGCATGCCTGA
- the pyrF gene encoding orotidine-5'-phosphate decarboxylase — translation MPEQVPAHAEAQGRESFGSRLGAAMALRGPLCVGIDPHPALLKSWGLADDVAGLRRFSLTVVEAVASLAAAVKPQVALFERHGSAGMAVLEEVLAESRDQSVLTIADAKRGDIGSTMAAYADAWLRDESPLAADSVTLSPYLGFESLRPALDLAAETGRGVFVLALTSNPEGASVQHVGGADSVARRITSAAARENERYQGSLGSVGLVVGATVGSALADLDLDLAAVRGPILAPGLGAQGATPADLRATFGDAYPLVLGTSSRDILAAGPEPRGLREAAQRTLAGLRQD, via the coding sequence ATGCCTGAGCAGGTACCAGCGCACGCTGAAGCGCAGGGCCGGGAGTCCTTTGGCTCCCGGCTCGGCGCCGCCATGGCCTTGCGGGGCCCGCTGTGCGTGGGCATCGACCCGCACCCGGCACTGCTGAAGAGCTGGGGATTGGCCGACGACGTCGCGGGCCTGCGCCGCTTCTCACTCACCGTGGTGGAGGCGGTGGCGTCCCTCGCTGCCGCGGTCAAGCCGCAGGTGGCGCTCTTCGAGCGCCACGGCTCCGCGGGCATGGCGGTGTTGGAGGAAGTCCTGGCGGAGTCGCGGGACCAGTCCGTCCTGACCATCGCCGACGCCAAGCGAGGCGACATCGGTTCCACGATGGCCGCTTACGCTGACGCCTGGCTCCGCGACGAATCCCCGCTGGCGGCAGACTCCGTGACCCTGAGCCCCTACCTCGGCTTCGAGTCCCTGCGCCCGGCGCTGGACCTTGCGGCCGAGACCGGGCGCGGCGTCTTTGTCCTGGCGCTGACCTCCAACCCGGAGGGCGCATCCGTGCAGCACGTCGGGGGAGCAGACTCGGTGGCACGCCGCATCACATCCGCGGCGGCCCGCGAGAACGAACGCTACCAAGGCAGCCTTGGCTCCGTAGGCCTGGTGGTGGGCGCCACCGTGGGCAGCGCCCTGGCGGACCTTGACCTTGACCTCGCAGCCGTCCGGGGACCCATCCTTGCCCCAGGGCTGGGGGCCCAGGGCGCAACGCCGGCCGATCTGCGGGCCACCTTCGGGGATGCCTATCCGCTGGTCCTGGGCACCTCCAGCCGGGACATCCTGGCCGCGGGACCGGAACCCCGCGGATTGCGGGAAGCCGCACAGCGGACCTTGGCGGGCCTGCGCCAGGACTGA
- a CDS encoding PH-like domain-containing protein, producing the protein MEKILPGLAMLAIIAIVFVLLGIGWRNRLKRQSDVGPLPQAPAEPGEPSAEAEGQYVATTTGGDWLDRVAVHSLGIRTNATLAVYPGGVLFDRAGAPALYIPAASLTGVRQESGMAGKFVEKDGLLVLTWLHGPHELDTGFRTRRAADKETLYTALQELISSAPAADATSGK; encoded by the coding sequence ATGGAGAAAATCCTTCCGGGACTGGCGATGCTGGCGATTATCGCCATCGTCTTTGTCCTCCTCGGCATTGGCTGGCGCAACCGCCTGAAGCGCCAGTCCGACGTCGGGCCCCTGCCCCAGGCGCCCGCGGAACCGGGCGAGCCGTCTGCTGAGGCGGAGGGACAGTACGTTGCCACCACCACCGGCGGCGACTGGCTTGACCGGGTGGCCGTCCACAGCCTCGGCATCCGCACCAACGCAACCCTGGCCGTATACCCGGGCGGTGTGTTGTTCGACCGTGCCGGCGCCCCCGCCCTCTATATCCCTGCTGCGTCGCTCACCGGTGTGCGGCAGGAAAGCGGGATGGCGGGCAAGTTCGTGGAGAAGGACGGCCTGCTCGTCCTGACCTGGCTGCACGGCCCCCACGAACTGGACACCGGATTCCGGACCCGCCGCGCGGCGGACAAGGAAACCCTGTACACAGCACTCCAGGAATTGATCTCTTCAGCCCCGGCGGCTGACGCCACCAGTGGAAAGTAA
- the metK gene encoding methionine adenosyltransferase: MTLPLHLHQTSGATPSSLRLFTSESVTEGHPDKICDQISDAILDALLAADPESRVAVETMATTGLVHVAGEVTTDAYVEIPQIVRETILGIGYDSSANGFDGARCGVSVSIGQQSNDIAGGVFNSLEAREGRQEDDYDLQGAGDQGIMFGYASDETPSYMPTPIWLAHRLSERLTEVRKSGELAYLRPDGKTQVTVGYDRDRPVSVETVVISSQHAEGASLEQLRADLASVVIKPVLAAANLDVSRAANILNPAGEFVIGGPVGDAGLTGRKIIVDTYGGMARHGGGAFSGKDPSKVDRSAAYAMRWVAKNVVAAGLAKRAEIQIAYAIGQARPVGTYVETFGTETVDPARISAAIAEIFDLRPRAIIDALDLKRPIYAKTAAHGHFGRDDPDFTWERLDRVDDLKAYFNA; encoded by the coding sequence GTGACTTTACCGCTGCACCTTCACCAGACCTCCGGGGCTACGCCCTCGTCCCTTCGGCTCTTCACCTCGGAGTCCGTCACCGAAGGCCACCCGGACAAGATCTGCGACCAGATCAGTGACGCCATCCTGGACGCCCTCCTCGCGGCCGATCCGGAGTCCCGCGTAGCTGTGGAAACCATGGCCACCACCGGGCTGGTGCACGTCGCCGGTGAAGTCACCACCGACGCCTACGTCGAAATCCCGCAGATTGTCCGGGAGACCATCCTCGGCATCGGCTACGACTCGTCCGCCAACGGCTTCGACGGCGCACGCTGCGGCGTCTCCGTGTCCATCGGCCAGCAGTCCAATGACATCGCCGGGGGAGTGTTCAACTCCCTCGAAGCCCGCGAAGGACGCCAGGAGGACGACTACGACCTCCAGGGCGCCGGCGACCAGGGCATCATGTTCGGCTACGCCAGCGACGAAACCCCGTCCTACATGCCCACACCCATTTGGCTGGCGCACCGCCTGTCCGAACGCCTCACCGAAGTCCGCAAGTCCGGTGAACTGGCCTACCTCCGCCCCGACGGCAAGACCCAGGTGACGGTCGGTTACGACCGCGACAGGCCTGTGTCTGTGGAAACCGTCGTGATCTCCAGCCAGCACGCCGAGGGCGCCAGCCTCGAACAGCTTCGCGCCGACCTCGCCTCGGTGGTCATCAAGCCCGTCCTCGCGGCGGCCAACCTCGATGTTTCCCGGGCAGCCAACATCCTCAACCCCGCAGGTGAATTCGTCATTGGCGGTCCCGTGGGTGACGCCGGCCTGACCGGCCGCAAGATCATCGTCGACACGTACGGTGGAATGGCCCGCCACGGCGGCGGCGCTTTCTCCGGCAAGGACCCGTCCAAGGTGGACCGTTCCGCCGCATATGCCATGCGGTGGGTCGCCAAGAACGTCGTAGCCGCCGGACTGGCCAAACGCGCTGAGATCCAGATCGCGTACGCGATCGGCCAGGCCCGCCCCGTAGGCACGTACGTTGAAACATTCGGTACCGAGACTGTTGACCCTGCACGGATCAGTGCCGCCATTGCCGAGATTTTCGATCTCCGCCCGCGGGCCATCATCGATGCCCTGGACCTGAAGCGCCCCATCTACGCCAAGACGGCAGCGCACGGACACTTCGGCCGGGACGATCCCGACTTCACCTGGGAACGCCTTGACCGCGTTGACGACCTGAAGGCCTACTTCAACGCCTAG
- the rpoZ gene encoding DNA-directed RNA polymerase subunit omega, with product MSTNLEGIINPPIDSLLEAADSKYGLVIFGAKRARQINAYYAQLHEGLFEYVGPLVDTKLNEKSLSIALREINEGKLVSTPIEAAE from the coding sequence GTGTCCACGAACCTTGAAGGCATCATTAACCCGCCGATCGACTCGCTGCTCGAGGCAGCCGACTCCAAGTACGGCCTGGTGATTTTCGGTGCCAAGCGCGCTCGTCAGATCAACGCCTACTACGCCCAGCTTCACGAGGGACTCTTCGAGTACGTTGGCCCCCTGGTAGACACCAAGCTGAACGAGAAGTCCCTCTCCATCGCGCTGCGCGAGATCAACGAGGGCAAGCTGGTATCCACACCGATCGAAGCCGCAGAGTAA
- the mihF gene encoding integration host factor, actinobacterial type, whose translation MVLRPLSASERAEALGKAAAARAARAAAKESLKNGKRSAADIIDSAAADDALARMRVSELLEALPGIGKVRAAAIMEQLGIAASRRVRGLGVHQRRALVDFIDEH comes from the coding sequence ATGGTACTGCGACCGTTGTCCGCGTCGGAACGGGCCGAGGCTTTGGGCAAGGCGGCGGCTGCACGGGCTGCCCGTGCGGCAGCCAAGGAAAGCCTCAAGAACGGCAAACGGTCCGCAGCCGACATCATCGACTCGGCCGCCGCCGACGACGCCCTGGCGAGGATGCGGGTTTCCGAACTCCTGGAGGCGCTGCCGGGCATTGGCAAGGTGCGGGCAGCCGCCATCATGGAACAACTGGGCATTGCCGCGTCCCGCCGCGTCCGGGGCCTCGGCGTCCACCAGCGGCGGGCGCTGGTAGATTTTATAGACGAACATTAG